A single region of the Longimicrobiales bacterium genome encodes:
- a CDS encoding serine hydrolase — translation MPRRARIVLAMLFVFASGASPARAQQLRGLDEYVNRAMAEWEVPGLGLAIVHRDSVVYAKGFGVRELGSSARVDEHTMFAIGSSSKAFTALLLAALIDDGAAKWDDRVIEHLPWFQVFDPYVTREMTLRDVLSHRSGLSRGDLLWYGSDMSREDVVRRVRWLEPSWSFRSQFGYQNIMYLTAGEVVEELSGSTWDELVRERIFAPLGMRTSSTTVDALASMDNVATPHTRVEERVTPVAWRDIDNAGPAGSINSNVREMAAWVRLQLGRGEYDGRRIVSEANHREMWSPHTIIQIDTASERLYPETHFRTYGLGWFMEDYRGRRLVHHGGNIDGMSALVAMMPEHDVGLVILTNMNGSGLPATLMRRIFDLYIDGPGRDWSAEVLAFTKQRMEQAEARQASRDSARVRDTSPSLALERYAGTYDSRLYGQFVVSFEDGGLRATYGPAFDGTLEHWHYNTFRANWEDPQLGTTMLTFTLNARGEPGTLDVEGMGEFNRQADSSTQAAGGIR, via the coding sequence ATGCCACGACGTGCCCGCATCGTTCTCGCGATGCTTTTCGTGTTCGCGAGCGGTGCCAGCCCTGCCCGGGCGCAGCAGCTGCGCGGGCTGGATGAGTACGTGAACCGCGCCATGGCCGAATGGGAGGTCCCCGGCCTGGGCCTCGCGATCGTGCACCGCGATTCGGTCGTGTATGCGAAGGGATTCGGTGTGCGCGAGCTGGGCAGCAGCGCGCGGGTGGACGAACACACGATGTTCGCGATCGGCTCCTCCTCCAAGGCCTTCACCGCCCTGCTCCTCGCCGCGCTGATCGACGATGGTGCCGCGAAGTGGGACGACCGGGTGATCGAGCATCTCCCCTGGTTCCAGGTGTTCGACCCGTACGTCACGCGGGAGATGACGCTGCGCGACGTGCTCAGCCACCGCAGCGGGCTCTCGCGCGGCGATCTGCTCTGGTACGGCAGCGACATGTCGCGCGAGGACGTGGTCCGACGCGTGCGCTGGCTGGAGCCGTCGTGGAGCTTCCGCTCGCAGTTCGGCTACCAGAACATCATGTACCTCACGGCCGGTGAGGTCGTGGAGGAGCTGAGCGGCAGCACGTGGGACGAGCTGGTGCGCGAGCGCATCTTTGCGCCGCTCGGCATGCGCACGAGCAGCACGACGGTCGACGCGCTCGCGTCGATGGACAACGTCGCGACGCCGCACACGCGTGTCGAGGAGCGAGTCACGCCGGTAGCGTGGCGCGACATCGACAACGCCGGCCCGGCCGGCTCCATCAACTCCAACGTGCGGGAGATGGCGGCGTGGGTTCGGCTGCAGCTCGGGCGCGGCGAGTATGACGGCCGGCGCATCGTGAGCGAAGCGAACCACCGCGAGATGTGGTCGCCGCACACCATCATCCAGATCGACACCGCGAGCGAGCGGCTGTACCCGGAGACGCACTTCCGCACGTACGGCCTGGGCTGGTTCATGGAAGACTATCGCGGCCGCAGGCTCGTGCATCACGGCGGCAACATCGACGGCATGAGCGCGCTGGTCGCGATGATGCCGGAGCACGACGTCGGGCTCGTCATCCTCACGAACATGAACGGCTCGGGCCTGCCGGCCACGCTGATGCGTCGCATCTTCGACCTGTACATCGACGGGCCGGGCCGCGACTGGAGCGCCGAGGTGCTGGCGTTCACGAAGCAGCGCATGGAGCAGGCGGAGGCACGGCAGGCGTCGCGCGACTCCGCGCGCGTGCGGGACACGAGTCCGTCGCTCGCGCTGGAGCGCTACGCCGGCACCTACGACAGCCGCCTCTACGGGCAGTTCGTCGTATCGTTCGAGGACGGGGGTCTGCGCGCCACGTACGGCCCCGCGTTCGACGGCACGCTCGAGCACTGGCACTACAACACGTTCCGGGCGAACTGGGAGGATCCGCAGCTCGGCACGACGATGCTGACGTTCACGCTGAACGCGCGCGGCGAGCCCGGCACACTGGACGTCGAGGGGATGGGCGAGTTCAACAGGCAGGCAGACAGTTC